The Deltaproteobacteria bacterium genome window below encodes:
- a CDS encoding YifB family Mg chelatase-like AAA ATPase: MLSRVLTASTLGVDALLVEVEVDISRGLPSFSTVGLPDNAVKESKDRVRAAIKNSGYALPAKKITVNLAPAYIKKEGTTFDLPVAVGILKAEGMIKSESVEDYLVMGELSLDGGIRPIRGALPVAVLARDLRKKLILPAENRSEAAIVKGVDVFGVGSLAELIEFLNGNSSIEPFTLDESAALSPDPGSRLDVSDVKGQEHVKRALEVAAAGGHNVLMIGPPGSGKTMLAKRVPTILPDFTLEEAIETTKVHSVAGTLSPGSALVTERPFRSPHHTISDAGLIGGGRVPRPGEVSLAHNGVLFLDELPEFRKNVLEVLRQPLEDGKVTISRAAVSLTYPAEFMLIGAMNPCPCGYLGDAHKECVCTPLQVQQYRSRISGPLLDRIDIHCEVPAVRFRELSGSRSGETSADIKNRVDKARAAQAERFKGLGIYSNSRLTARLVRKFCESKGEVSKLLETAVERLGLSARAYTRVLKVARTIADLDGSEAILSHHVSEAIQYRSLDRQLV; this comes from the coding sequence ATGCTTTCAAGGGTGCTTACGGCATCGACGCTCGGCGTGGATGCCCTGCTCGTAGAGGTCGAGGTCGACATATCCAGGGGCCTCCCCTCCTTTTCAACGGTCGGCCTTCCTGACAACGCGGTCAAGGAAAGCAAGGACAGGGTAAGGGCGGCAATCAAGAACTCCGGTTATGCGCTCCCGGCCAAGAAGATAACCGTAAACTTAGCCCCTGCCTACATAAAGAAAGAAGGGACCACCTTCGACCTCCCGGTCGCTGTCGGCATATTGAAGGCCGAAGGCATGATAAAGAGCGAGTCGGTCGAGGATTACCTCGTAATGGGGGAACTTTCGCTCGACGGCGGCATAAGGCCCATAAGGGGGGCGCTCCCGGTGGCCGTGCTTGCGCGCGATTTGCGGAAAAAGCTCATACTGCCTGCCGAGAACCGCAGCGAGGCGGCCATCGTAAAAGGCGTGGACGTTTTCGGGGTAGGGAGCCTTGCGGAGCTTATAGAGTTCCTGAACGGTAATTCCTCCATCGAGCCGTTCACGCTCGATGAAAGCGCGGCCTTGAGCCCCGACCCCGGCAGCCGCCTTGATGTCTCGGACGTCAAGGGGCAGGAGCACGTAAAGCGGGCCCTCGAAGTAGCAGCCGCCGGGGGGCATAACGTCCTCATGATAGGCCCGCCGGGCTCCGGGAAGACCATGCTCGCGAAGAGGGTCCCCACGATTTTGCCGGATTTCACCCTCGAAGAAGCTATAGAAACGACAAAGGTGCACAGCGTGGCCGGGACCCTCTCGCCAGGGAGCGCGCTCGTAACCGAGCGGCCGTTCAGGTCCCCCCACCATACGATATCGGATGCCGGGCTGATAGGCGGCGGAAGGGTCCCGCGTCCCGGCGAGGTGAGCCTCGCCCATAACGGGGTGCTCTTCCTTGACGAGCTCCCCGAATTCAGGAAAAATGTCCTCGAGGTCCTCAGGCAGCCTCTCGAGGACGGAAAAGTCACCATTTCGCGGGCAGCGGTCTCGCTCACATATCCGGCCGAATTCATGCTCATAGGGGCCATGAACCCCTGTCCTTGCGGTTATCTGGGAGACGCGCACAAGGAATGCGTCTGCACCCCTCTGCAGGTCCAGCAATACAGGTCCAGGATATCCGGGCCGCTCCTCGACAGGATAGACATACATTGCGAGGTCCCTGCCGTGAGGTTCAGGGAGCTTTCAGGCTCAAGGTCCGGGGAGACATCGGCGGATATAAAGAATAGGGTAGACAAGGCCAGGGCCGCACAGGCCGAGCGGTTCAAGGGCCTGGGCATATACTCGAACAGCAGGCTCACGGCAAGGCTCGTAAGGAAATTCTGCGAGTCGAAGGGGGAGGTTTCGAAGCTCCTTGAGACCGCTGTCGAGAGGCTCGGCCTCTCTGCAAGGGCGTATACGAGGGTCTTGAAGGTCGCAAGGACCATAGCCGACCTCGACGGCTCGGAAGCTATACTTTCGCACCACGTATCCGAGGCCATCCAGTACAGGAGCCTCGACAGGCAGCTCGTTTGA
- a CDS encoding cobyrinate a,c-diamide synthase, with translation MPAFIVAGAASGSGKTLITLGILEALKRRGLRVQAFKAGPDYIDPGLHRAVLGRPSYNLDTWMMGAGGVKETFARAVKGADCAVIEGVMGLFDGRDGRSEEGSTAHLSKTLGVPVLLVANAEKAARSMGAVIKGFEAYDPGVDIRWALFNKTGSHRHSEILRDSMPRGSGIKLLGCIKRDEALGIKERHLGLVTASEDPDIIRRVAKRAADAIEGSIDLGKLLNHRVKVRHYAETRSAEGEKVRIAVAIDKAFSFYYQENLDILERLGAELLPFSPLNDAALPEGADGLYIGGGYPELHAPALEANRFLRDCIRRLAKKGLPVYAECGGLMYLGKAIEREGKNFGMAGVFPWRTRLLSGRKALGYREVSLTPECPFYKRGSIRGHEFHYSEMASDPKGLGRGYMVRGGSNTFPEGFSRGNALASYIHLHFASNPAFPRAFLRTAMLFREKGCSGS, from the coding sequence ATACCCGCTTTCATAGTCGCAGGGGCCGCTAGCGGCTCGGGGAAGACCCTCATAACGCTCGGCATACTGGAGGCGCTTAAAAGGCGGGGCCTCAGGGTGCAGGCCTTCAAGGCGGGGCCGGACTATATAGACCCCGGCCTTCACAGGGCGGTCCTCGGCCGCCCATCCTATAACCTTGATACCTGGATGATGGGTGCCGGAGGCGTAAAGGAGACCTTCGCCCGCGCGGTCAAGGGCGCCGATTGCGCGGTCATAGAGGGCGTAATGGGGCTCTTTGACGGGCGGGACGGAAGGAGCGAAGAGGGCTCCACAGCGCACCTTTCAAAGACGCTCGGCGTGCCTGTGCTACTCGTTGCCAATGCCGAGAAGGCGGCCCGGAGCATGGGCGCTGTCATAAAGGGCTTCGAGGCGTACGACCCGGGAGTGGATATCAGATGGGCGCTATTCAATAAGACCGGTAGCCACAGGCACTCTGAAATATTGAGGGACTCCATGCCCAGGGGCTCGGGTATAAAGCTCCTGGGGTGCATCAAGAGAGACGAGGCCCTCGGGATTAAAGAGAGGCATTTGGGCCTTGTGACAGCCTCGGAAGACCCGGATATTATAAGGCGAGTGGCAAAAAGGGCGGCAGACGCCATAGAGGGCTCAATCGACCTCGGGAAGCTTCTTAACCATAGAGTGAAGGTCCGGCATTATGCTGAAACCCGGAGCGCGGAAGGCGAAAAGGTCAGGATAGCGGTCGCGATTGATAAGGCCTTCTCCTTCTATTACCAGGAGAACCTGGATATCCTCGAAAGGCTCGGGGCCGAGCTTTTGCCCTTCAGCCCCTTGAATGACGCAGCGCTTCCCGAAGGCGCGGACGGCCTCTATATTGGCGGCGGGTATCCGGAGCTCCACGCCCCGGCTCTCGAAGCGAATAGATTCTTGAGGGATTGCATAAGAAGGCTCGCAAAAAAAGGGCTTCCGGTCTACGCCGAGTGCGGCGGCCTCATGTACCTGGGAAAGGCGATCGAGCGCGAGGGGAAAAACTTCGGCATGGCAGGGGTCTTCCCCTGGAGAACGCGGCTCTTATCCGGAAGAAAGGCGCTCGGCTACAGGGAAGTCTCGCTTACGCCCGAGTGCCCGTTCTACAAGAGGGGTAGTATTCGGGGGCACGAGTTCCATTACTCTGAAATGGCCTCCGACCCCAAAGGGCTCGGCAGGGGGTACATGGTAAGGGGCGGCTCGAATACCTTTCCTGAAGGGTTCAGCAGGGGGAACGCCCTTGCGAGCTATATCCACCTCCATTTTGCTAGCAACCCTGCTTTCCCAAGGGCCTTTCTCCGTACCGCAATGCTATTCAGGGAGAAGGGGTGCAGCGGGAGTTGA
- a CDS encoding histidine phosphatase family protein has protein sequence MRATRLYLIRHGQVVNHHEYRYNGHFDIDITSTGVEQMRRVSEFLSREPIKAVYSSDLQRAVKGARIIGKALGIEPVMVHDLRELNLGRWEGLTREEAIAKYPEEADFSFKDLATSKVKEGESLVELRARVVPALSSLLDRNRHESVCVVAHGGVNRVVLSEAMGLPLERFFSIEQDYGCLNIIDYLDDGLKVVKLLNGGPNQDMRPTEIY, from the coding sequence ATGAGAGCTACAAGGCTTTACCTCATCAGGCACGGCCAGGTGGTGAACCACCATGAGTACCGCTATAACGGTCACTTTGATATCGACATAACCTCCACCGGGGTCGAGCAGATGAGGAGGGTGTCCGAATTCCTTTCCCGGGAGCCCATAAAAGCGGTTTATTCGAGCGACCTCCAGAGGGCCGTGAAGGGCGCGCGCATAATCGGCAAGGCCCTGGGCATTGAGCCGGTCATGGTGCACGACCTACGGGAGCTTAACCTCGGGAGGTGGGAGGGGCTTACGAGGGAGGAGGCGATAGCTAAATACCCCGAGGAAGCGGACTTCAGCTTCAAGGACCTTGCGACGAGCAAGGTGAAGGAAGGCGAAAGCCTCGTGGAGCTCAGGGCCAGGGTGGTTCCGGCGCTTTCCAGTCTTCTCGACCGCAACAGGCACGAATCGGTATGCGTCGTCGCCCACGGGGGCGTGAACCGGGTGGTCTTGAGCGAGGCCATGGGCCTTCCGCTCGAACGGTTCTTCAGCATCGAGCAGGATTACGGCTGCCTCAATATTATCGACTACCTGGACGACGGCCTTAAGGTAGTGAAGCTACTTAACGGCGGGCCGAACCAGGACATGCGGCCTACCGAGATATATTGA
- the cobS gene encoding adenosylcobinamide-GDP ribazoletransferase has product MKGFIIALQFLTVFRIGKPASVPEPKELARSMAWFPVIGALQGLILVLAYSVLKAFLPESVVLASLIPVLLLTNCGLHLDGFADTIDGLAGGRDREDMLRIMRDSSVGAIGAAGVTLLILLKFLSLYELPSNEKAWAIFLFPVVGRWAMVPLASFAGYARPSGGLGAAFAGNTKGVLLAATLLAVIMAAPLAGPFSILIFAALGVIIYMSSLYFKRKLGGVTGDVFGFHSEIAELLFLFGALAIYGARSTGGIGI; this is encoded by the coding sequence ATGAAAGGCTTCATAATAGCCCTCCAGTTCCTGACTGTATTCAGGATCGGGAAGCCCGCAAGTGTGCCCGAGCCAAAGGAGCTTGCCCGCTCCATGGCCTGGTTCCCTGTCATCGGGGCGCTCCAGGGGCTTATACTGGTCCTGGCGTATTCCGTCCTAAAGGCGTTCCTGCCTGAGAGTGTCGTCCTGGCCTCTCTCATCCCGGTCCTGCTGCTTACGAACTGCGGCCTTCACCTCGACGGCTTCGCGGATACGATAGACGGGCTTGCGGGCGGAAGAGACAGGGAGGATATGCTCCGCATAATGCGCGATAGCTCCGTCGGTGCCATAGGAGCGGCGGGTGTTACGCTCCTGATCCTCCTTAAGTTCCTTTCGCTCTACGAGCTTCCTTCCAACGAGAAGGCCTGGGCCATATTCCTCTTTCCTGTCGTAGGCAGGTGGGCCATGGTGCCGCTTGCCTCATTCGCGGGTTACGCGAGGCCCTCGGGCGGCCTCGGCGCGGCATTTGCCGGGAATACAAAGGGGGTGCTCTTGGCGGCGACGCTCCTTGCGGTAATCATGGCCGCGCCCCTAGCGGGCCCTTTTTCCATTCTCATTTTCGCAGCGCTCGGGGTTATAATCTATATGTCGTCCCTGTATTTCAAAAGGAAGCTCGGCGGGGTGACGGGGGACGTATTCGGGTTTCATAGCGAGATAGCCGAGCTCCTTTTCCTTTTCGGGGCGCTCGCTATCTATGGCGCCAGATCGACCGGAGGCATCGGAATATGA
- the cobT gene encoding nicotinate-nucleotide--dimethylbenzimidazole phosphoribosyltransferase yields the protein MSIFEEAIKAIRPVDAGLFEQARKRLDSLTKPKDSLGRLEEFAKRMVAITGELRPVLQKKTIFTFAADHGVADEGVSAFPKEVTRQMVYNFLRGGAGINALARHAGADVAVVDIGVDFDFDDAPGLFKRKVVRGTRNIRKGPAMTREEAVKCLEVGISIAWEYAGKGAIFGTGEMGIANTTPASAIIAALSCLSPEAVTGRGTGIDDGIFTHKVKVIEDAIAVNSPDPSDPLDVLAKLGGAEIAGIAGLVIGAASKRVPVVVDGFISTAGALIAREIEPVTAQYMFAAHRSVEKGHSVMLERMGLRPFVDLDLRLGEGTGAAIGISLIEAALRVYNEMATFGDAGVSEKNA from the coding sequence ATGTCGATCTTTGAGGAAGCCATTAAAGCCATAAGGCCGGTCGATGCCGGGCTTTTTGAACAGGCCCGGAAGCGGCTCGATTCACTTACCAAGCCCAAGGACAGCCTGGGAAGGCTCGAGGAGTTCGCGAAAAGGATGGTCGCCATAACCGGCGAGCTCAGGCCTGTTTTACAGAAGAAAACGATATTCACCTTTGCCGCGGACCACGGGGTGGCTGACGAAGGGGTCTCGGCCTTTCCAAAAGAGGTCACCCGGCAGATGGTATATAACTTCCTCAGGGGCGGGGCCGGGATAAACGCTCTTGCCAGGCACGCAGGCGCGGATGTGGCGGTGGTCGACATAGGCGTGGATTTTGATTTCGACGACGCTCCAGGGCTATTTAAAAGGAAGGTCGTCCGTGGCACGCGGAATATCCGGAAAGGTCCGGCCATGACCAGGGAAGAGGCGGTGAAGTGCCTTGAGGTCGGCATATCAATTGCCTGGGAGTATGCCGGCAAGGGGGCTATATTCGGCACAGGGGAGATGGGCATAGCGAATACCACCCCTGCCAGCGCCATAATAGCCGCACTCTCGTGCCTTTCGCCCGAGGCGGTCACAGGAAGAGGCACCGGGATAGACGACGGCATATTCACGCACAAGGTAAAGGTGATAGAGGACGCCATAGCCGTAAATAGCCCCGACCCTTCGGACCCGCTCGATGTGCTCGCAAAGCTCGGGGGCGCGGAGATAGCCGGGATAGCGGGGCTTGTCATAGGCGCGGCCTCAAAAAGGGTGCCGGTCGTGGTGGACGGCTTCATCTCCACCGCAGGCGCGCTCATAGCCCGCGAGATAGAGCCTGTTACTGCCCAGTACATGTTCGCCGCGCACAGGTCTGTGGAGAAGGGGCATTCTGTGATGCTCGAAAGGATGGGACTCAGGCCCTTTGTTGACTTGGACTTGAGGCTCGGGGAAGGCACTGGCGCGGCCATAGGCATTTCACTTATAGAAGCTGCGCTCCGGGTCTATAATGAAATGGCGACCTTCGGGGACGCGGGCGTCTCTGAAAAAAACGCGTAG
- the cobU gene encoding bifunctional adenosylcobinamide kinase/adenosylcobinamide-phosphate guanylyltransferase, which produces MPGRFSFVIGGARSGKSAFALGLASNLPGRKVFIATAEAFDQEMDERIRKHKEERGAEWETVEEKKSLRERVESLGPECAVVIDCLTLWITNLLSAGLSDKEILDEAGALARACKESGSSVVAVSNEVGLGIVPDNALARRFRDLSGAVNKEMASSAKEVWFLAAGLPLRMK; this is translated from the coding sequence ATGCCAGGGAGGTTCTCTTTCGTAATCGGCGGCGCGCGTTCCGGGAAGAGCGCGTTCGCGCTCGGCCTCGCCTCGAATCTACCCGGGAGGAAGGTCTTTATCGCGACGGCCGAGGCCTTCGACCAGGAGATGGATGAGAGGATAAGGAAGCACAAGGAGGAGCGGGGCGCGGAGTGGGAGACCGTCGAGGAGAAAAAGTCCTTGCGTGAAAGGGTAGAATCGCTCGGCCCGGAATGCGCCGTGGTCATAGACTGCCTTACGCTATGGATAACGAACCTCCTGTCCGCGGGCCTTTCGGATAAGGAGATACTGGACGAGGCAGGGGCGCTTGCAAGGGCGTGCAAGGAGTCCGGCTCAAGCGTGGTCGCCGTATCCAACGAGGTCGGCCTCGGCATAGTGCCTGATAACGCGCTCGCAAGGAGGTTCAGGGACCTCTCCGGCGCGGTCAATAAGGAGATGGCCTCCTCCGCGAAGGAGGTCTGGTTTTTGGCGGCGGGGCTGCCCCTCAGGATGAAATAA
- a CDS encoding cob(I)yrinic acid a,c-diamide adenosyltransferase, with product MERGLVHIYTGEGKGKTTAAVGLATRAAGQGMKVLFIQFFKEEKASSGEKESLRRLGVDLVRSDVRHPMFTGGKTDLQALKASIVGTYEAAKDKLSEGGYGLVVFDEIMSAVSGGWISAEDILGFLDSRPASLEVVLTGRNAPTELMRIADYVTEMLKIKHPFDHGVQARKGIEF from the coding sequence ATGGAGCGTGGTCTGGTTCACATCTACACGGGAGAAGGGAAGGGCAAAACCACCGCCGCGGTGGGGCTCGCGACAAGGGCCGCGGGCCAGGGCATGAAGGTGCTCTTCATACAGTTCTTCAAGGAGGAGAAGGCCTCGTCCGGCGAAAAGGAGAGCCTTAGAAGGCTCGGAGTCGATCTCGTCCGCTCCGATGTGCGGCACCCCATGTTCACAGGCGGGAAGACCGACCTTCAGGCATTGAAGGCGTCCATTGTGGGCACTTACGAGGCGGCAAAGGATAAGTTGTCGGAAGGCGGCTACGGCCTCGTGGTCTTCGACGAGATAATGTCGGCGGTGAGCGGCGGCTGGATAAGCGCGGAAGACATACTCGGCTTTCTCGATTCAAGGCCCGCCTCCCTCGAAGTCGTCCTTACGGGAAGGAACGCGCCCACGGAACTTATGAGGATAGCGGACTATGTAACCGAGATGCTCAAGATAAAGCACCCGTTCGACCACGGGGTGCAGGCAAGGAAGGGGATAGAGTTCTGA
- a CDS encoding sugar phosphate isomerase/epimerase, producing the protein MGEKKTVQVHVPYPYLLEKTDRLIEQGINPEIFMDAFFIEEAKSKDLLRIRESFAAKGLTITIHGPYIDLNPGSREEKTRLLTAGVYDRLFGVVEILKPRTVVLHAGYHERKYKGDKDLWLSQSLKTWPELVERAGRIGTVIAVENIFEREPSTLRLLMDEIPSPNFGICLDAGHMRVFSEVDIEEWFAALGPRVAEVHLHDNHGKHDEHLPIGEGSIDFERFMALLSKYAKDPVYTIEPHGENAMLRAIEAVERYL; encoded by the coding sequence ATGGGAGAAAAGAAAACCGTGCAGGTCCACGTGCCCTATCCCTATCTGCTCGAAAAGACGGACCGCCTCATTGAGCAGGGCATAAACCCCGAGATATTCATGGACGCCTTCTTCATAGAGGAGGCCAAGTCAAAGGACCTTCTGCGCATACGCGAATCTTTCGCGGCAAAAGGGCTTACCATTACCATCCACGGCCCTTACATAGACCTTAACCCCGGGAGCAGGGAAGAGAAGACAAGGCTGCTGACTGCCGGCGTCTATGACAGGCTCTTCGGGGTGGTGGAGATATTGAAGCCCAGGACAGTGGTCCTCCATGCCGGCTACCACGAGCGCAAATACAAGGGAGATAAGGACCTCTGGCTTTCCCAGAGCCTTAAGACCTGGCCGGAATTAGTCGAAAGGGCCGGGCGGATAGGGACAGTAATCGCGGTGGAAAACATTTTCGAGAGGGAACCGTCAACGTTGAGGCTCCTCATGGACGAGATACCCTCCCCGAACTTCGGGATCTGCCTGGACGCCGGACACATGAGGGTCTTCTCGGAGGTGGATATCGAGGAATGGTTCGCCGCGCTTGGCCCGAGGGTCGCCGAGGTCCACCTGCACGACAACCATGGGAAGCACGACGAACACCTCCCCATAGGAGAGGGCTCGATAGACTTCGAAAGGTTCATGGCCCTCCTCTCGAAATATGCGAAAGACCCCGTCTACACGATAGAGCCGCACGGCGAGAACGCCATGCTCCGGGCCATCGAGGCAGTCGAGCGCTATCTTTAG
- a CDS encoding GntR family transcriptional regulator, whose protein sequence is MEKTKVLDYPVERPLTLRERIVDFIKDSIVAGRLKPGERVPEQEIAASFGISRTPIREAFRQLESEGFISVVPRKGAVVSPITDKDVSEFYEIKGLLEGYAARTACGKLSDKDIERLEALNARMEKCAERGDVKNFFRLDNQFHDTFLVSCGNEKLCATVHHLVQQFERFRITALSLPGRMSDSVRQHKDIIEAFRQKDSSLIEALVRANAERGRDVLVNEITQKRVRA, encoded by the coding sequence ATGGAAAAGACAAAGGTGCTTGATTACCCGGTGGAGAGGCCTCTCACCCTGAGGGAACGGATTGTGGACTTTATAAAGGACTCAATCGTCGCCGGCCGCCTTAAGCCCGGCGAGAGGGTCCCGGAGCAGGAGATAGCCGCAAGCTTCGGCATCTCGAGGACCCCCATCCGCGAGGCCTTCCGCCAGCTGGAGAGCGAGGGCTTCATCTCGGTCGTGCCCAGGAAGGGCGCGGTCGTGAGCCCGATAACGGACAAGGACGTAAGCGAGTTCTATGAGATAAAGGGCCTCCTCGAGGGCTACGCCGCGAGGACCGCCTGCGGGAAGCTCTCGGACAAGGACATCGAGAGGCTCGAGGCCCTGAACGCCAGGATGGAAAAGTGCGCAGAGAGGGGCGACGTAAAGAACTTCTTCCGGCTCGACAACCAATTCCACGATACCTTCCTCGTCTCCTGCGGAAACGAAAAGCTCTGCGCCACGGTGCACCACCTTGTACAGCAGTTCGAGAGGTTCAGGATAACCGCGCTATCGCTACCCGGCCGCATGTCCGACTCGGTGCGGCAGCACAAGGACATAATAGAGGCGTTCAGGCAAAAGGACTCGTCCCTCATAGAGGCGCTCGTGAGGGCGAATGCCGAGAGGGGCAGGGACGTGCTTGTAAACGAGATCACCCAGAAGAGGGTCCGGGCATGA
- a CDS encoding RluA family pseudouridine synthase has product MEKKRIFTVTPAESRQRVDVFLSSMMPEVTRSRMKALSDEGRVLVNGKPAKAGHKVRENDQVEVSLPEPPPGYPEPEEIPLDILYEDADIIVVNKPAGMAVHPGAGRISGTLVNALLFHAGGPQGLAPTGAPVRPGIVHRLDRDTTGSLAVAKNDRSYLSLARQLKERSARRKYVALVWGSFKDDEGSIDLAIGRDSVQRKKISTRARVKRRAVTRYRVLKRFPLMTLLELKLETGRTHQIRVHLNAVHHPVVGDQVYGKRAIPPALPKAAADVLKGVKRQMLHAWSLGIEHPATGEDMEFRAPMPPDMQRLLNALEKESEPECGHLTA; this is encoded by the coding sequence ATGGAAAAAAAAAGGATTTTCACGGTTACCCCCGCGGAGTCCCGGCAAAGGGTCGACGTCTTTTTATCATCCATGATGCCCGAAGTCACCCGCTCGCGCATGAAGGCGCTTTCGGACGAAGGCAGGGTCCTGGTAAACGGGAAACCAGCCAAGGCCGGGCACAAGGTACGTGAAAACGACCAGGTCGAGGTCTCCCTGCCCGAGCCGCCGCCGGGGTATCCGGAGCCCGAGGAGATACCGCTCGACATACTCTACGAGGACGCGGACATAATCGTCGTAAACAAGCCCGCGGGCATGGCGGTCCACCCCGGCGCAGGCAGGATAAGCGGGACGCTCGTGAACGCGCTCCTATTTCACGCGGGCGGCCCCCAGGGGCTTGCCCCGACCGGCGCGCCCGTGAGGCCCGGAATAGTGCACCGGCTGGACAGGGACACCACCGGCTCGCTCGCAGTAGCCAAAAACGACCGGAGCTATCTTTCCCTTGCAAGGCAGCTAAAAGAACGGAGTGCGAGGAGAAAATACGTCGCGCTAGTCTGGGGCTCGTTTAAAGACGACGAGGGCTCGATAGACCTTGCCATAGGCAGGGACTCTGTCCAGAGGAAAAAGATATCCACGAGGGCCAGGGTAAAGAGGCGCGCGGTCACGAGGTACAGGGTACTGAAGAGATTCCCCCTCATGACCCTCCTTGAACTTAAGCTCGAGACCGGGAGGACGCACCAGATAAGGGTGCACTTGAATGCCGTGCACCACCCCGTGGTCGGCGACCAGGTCTACGGGAAGCGGGCTATCCCGCCCGCGCTTCCCAAGGCCGCCGCGGATGTGCTGAAGGGCGTAAAACGGCAGATGCTCCATGCATGGTCGCTCGGCATCGAGCACCCTGCAACCGGCGAGGACATGGAGTTCAGGGCTCCAATGCCGCCCGACATGCAAAGGCTCCTTAACGCGCTTGAAAAGGAATCGGAACCAGAGTGCGGACACTTAACGGCATAA
- the pgeF gene encoding peptidoglycan editing factor PgeF, which translates to MRTLNGITYLSSHVFDESVAHGFLARKGGVSAPPYESLNFGEREDDKRENLDENRKRVLAAFGAASLFTINQVHGGSVFCLGPDTPLAPPDADAIITAEEGAAIGILTADCLPVLIFDPVNRAVSAIHAGWRGTALGVTLNAVREMGKVFGTKPRDLKAAIGPSIGPCCYSVGENVYEEFREGGRSLDSFISIDDGLRLDLGAENISQLLSLGVDQRNISGSAPCTSCSVDFFSYRRDQGRTGRQLSFIMLRARGGAAGR; encoded by the coding sequence GTGCGGACACTTAACGGCATAACGTACCTCTCATCGCACGTATTCGACGAAAGCGTTGCCCACGGCTTCCTTGCAAGGAAAGGAGGCGTGAGCGCCCCTCCGTATGAAAGCCTCAACTTCGGCGAAAGGGAAGACGACAAGAGGGAAAACCTCGACGAGAACAGGAAACGGGTGCTCGCCGCATTCGGCGCGGCCTCCCTTTTTACGATAAACCAGGTGCACGGAGGCTCGGTCTTCTGCCTGGGGCCTGACACCCCTCTTGCTCCGCCTGATGCAGACGCGATAATCACGGCAGAGGAAGGGGCCGCAATAGGCATACTCACTGCCGATTGCCTGCCGGTCCTCATCTTCGACCCGGTGAACCGGGCAGTCTCCGCGATACACGCGGGCTGGAGAGGGACTGCGCTCGGGGTCACGCTCAATGCCGTAAGAGAGATGGGGAAGGTCTTCGGCACAAAGCCCCGCGACCTCAAGGCCGCCATAGGGCCGTCCATAGGGCCGTGCTGCTATTCGGTCGGCGAGAACGTCTACGAGGAATTCAGGGAAGGGGGCAGGTCGCTAGATTCCTTCATCTCCATCGACGACGGCCTGAGGCTCGACCTCGGGGCCGAGAACATAAGCCAGCTCCTGAGCCTCGGCGTGGACCAGCGGAACATAAGCGGCTCCGCCCCGTGCACGTCCTGCTCCGTGGACTTCTTCTCGTACAGGCGGGACCAGGGCAGGACCGGCAGGCAGCTGAGCTTCATCATGCTAAGGGCACGCGGCGGAGCGGCGGGCCGATGA
- the coaE gene encoding dephospho-CoA kinase (Dephospho-CoA kinase (CoaE) performs the final step in coenzyme A biosynthesis.), whose protein sequence is MIIGLTGGIATGKSLVSAEFKRLGARVIDADEIAREVVEPGKPAYGEIIEEFGSSVLNSDGTIDRKALAERVFSDKEALSKLNKITHPRIRERIREEIAGAGEDELVVLDVALLIEGPLKDEVDRIVVVYADEEKQIERLEKRNGASREDALRRLASQMPVREKLKFADYVIDNNGEVGETLSKARELFVEFTGAAKTGKKGT, encoded by the coding sequence ATGATAATCGGCCTCACGGGCGGCATAGCCACGGGCAAGAGCCTGGTCTCGGCGGAATTCAAGCGGCTCGGGGCAAGGGTCATAGACGCGGACGAGATTGCGCGCGAGGTGGTTGAGCCAGGGAAACCGGCCTACGGGGAAATAATAGAGGAGTTCGGAAGCTCAGTCCTTAACTCCGACGGCACTATCGACAGGAAGGCGCTCGCGGAGAGGGTCTTCTCCGATAAGGAGGCGCTTTCGAAGCTCAATAAAATCACACATCCGAGGATACGGGAGAGGATCCGTGAAGAGATAGCCGGGGCAGGGGAAGACGAGCTAGTAGTCCTTGACGTGGCGCTTCTCATCGAGGGGCCATTGAAAGACGAGGTGGACAGGATAGTCGTGGTATACGCGGACGAGGAGAAGCAGATCGAGCGGCTCGAGAAAAGGAACGGCGCGTCAAGGGAGGATGCGCTCCGAAGGCTCGCATCCCAGATGCCGGTAAGGGAGAAGCTCAAATTCGCGGACTACGTGATAGACAATAACGGCGAAGTCGGGGAGACGCTCTCAAAGGCTCGGGAGCTGTTCGTGGAGTTCACAGGCGCCGCTAAAACCGGAAAAAAAGGCACTTGA